TCTCAGTCCCAAGACCATCAGCACTTATCGCTCACGCGTCCATGCCAAGATGAACACGCGCACCGATGCCGAGCTGACTGGCTACGTGATCCAACGCAATCTCCTTTGAGCCGCCAGCGGCCGCTCAGGCGCCCTGCAGCACGAGCATCGGTCCTGCTGAGCGGGTAAAACCGCTCGCCTCCCGCATCCCCCCAACCCGCCCCGGCACACCTCGTTTCATGACGGGTACACGCCTACAACCAACTCGTCTGCCTCCCCGGATGGCGATGAGCAAACCGGTGCAGACGGTAGGTCAGAATAGCCTTCCGGCCAGGCCGGCACCCCCGGCCCATCACCTTCCTCTGCATCAGACTGACAGGTTGAAGCTGATCCCCAGAATTGCTGCGATGATCACGGCTATGGGCCACAGAGCGATACGATAATCACGTTCGGCCAGGACCATGAATAGCCCGCTGAA
This is a stretch of genomic DNA from Candidatus Neomarinimicrobiota bacterium. It encodes these proteins:
- a CDS encoding DNA-binding response regulator; this translates as LSPKTISTYRSRVHAKMNTRTDAELTGYVIQRNLL